A part of Salvelinus alpinus chromosome 5, SLU_Salpinus.1, whole genome shotgun sequence genomic DNA contains:
- the LOC139575976 gene encoding eukaryotic translation initiation factor 3 subunit J-A-like, with protein MADDDDWDADNFEPDVAPIKTAVVLDKWEGEDEDEDVKDNWDDEEEEKKAEAKKAEAKVSEKKKLAEKIKEKENRLRKKQQELKKNLEEEEELTPEQQLAEKLKVQKMQEEADLELAKEAFGISGGSTINNVSGIEAMCPSSKEDFTEFEKLLKVKILQYETSVHYSSFLESLFRELCISLEVEDLKKISSSLTVLLNEKQKQEKAIKGKKKKKGVVLGGGMKAKGKDDLADYGEFDGGYTQDYDDFM; from the exons ATGGCGGATGACGACGATTGGG ACGCTGACAACTTCGAGCCGGACGTCGCGCCGATCAAAACGGCGGTAGTGTTGGACAAATGGGAAGGCGAAGACGAAGATGAAGATGTGAAG GATAACTGggatgatgaagaggaagagaagaaagCAGAGGCAAAGAAAGCTG AGGCCAAAGTGTCTGAGAAGAAAAAACTGGCCGAAAAAATTAAGGAGAAAGAAAACCGGCTAAGGAAAAAGCAACAAGAGCTGAAAAAGAAC ttggaggaggaggaagagcttaCACCCGAACAACAGCTAGCAGAAAAGTTGAAAGTGCAGAAGATGCAGGAGGAAGCTGACTTGGAGCTGGCAAAAGAGGCTTTTG GAATTTCAGGGGGTAGTACCATAAACAATGTTTCTGGAATTGAAGCCATGTGCCCATCTTCTAAAGAGGACTTCACAGAGTTTGAAAAGCTGCTGAAAGTGAAAATATTACAGTATGAAACATCAGTGCATTATTCAAGCTTCTTGGAGTCACTGTTTCGGGAGCTCTGTATTTCAT TGGAAGTTGAAGACTTAAAGAAAATCAGCTCTTCCCTGACAGTGCTACTTAATGAAAAACAGAAGCAAGAAAAG GCAATCAAaggcaaaaagaagaagaaaggaGTTGTACTTGGTGGCGGTATGAAAGCCAAGGGGAAAGATGACCTTGCAGACTATGGAGAATTTGATGGTGGCTACACCCAAGACTATGATGACTTCATGTGA